The proteins below come from a single Edaphobacter acidisoli genomic window:
- the aroE gene encoding shikimate dehydrogenase, producing the protein MPAITQQLLRSRIGKICVAITGSTPAEMLEKAALAVKENPFIEFRLDYLENPLAALSKIKHFFEENTAATGIATCRRKANGGKFAGSIPAELEILIKAATSGFHLVDLELESAESLKKADIQKLRDTGIAIIISHHDFNATKDLDGIYKRMAVYQPDFYKIVPTAKSLSDNVTLMRFIERMEDHSKIVGICMGDMGIISRVLGLRAGSAFTFAAATAGEETGPGQIAARTLIETYRIDQVDAATKVYGVVGNPIRSSLSPVMMNTAFRRETVNAVYLALQATKVSDLIKLVHEIPIQGLSVTMPFKQEIMEHLERTDPLSAKIGACNTVLRAQDGNLYGFNTDVAGIIGPLEKRMSLRDAKVLVLGAGGAGRAAVFGLRDKGADVFIYNRTPETAHKLARQSGSHSIKKDAIAKTNFDVIINSTPVGMAGQKHAPILEAKDLNTRLVFDLVYNPLDTPLIRMARQMNIPIITGVEMFVQQGARQFEIWTGKPAPEEEMLRVVIHSLRQAAEAAAQEQHEAPPAKAATKSTPAKPAPKAPPAKPAAKAPAAKPAPKPAAKTPAKTVAKPAAKPAAKKSAAKPKKKS; encoded by the coding sequence GTGCCCGCTATTACTCAACAACTTCTCCGCTCCCGCATCGGCAAGATCTGCGTCGCCATCACCGGCTCGACCCCCGCCGAAATGCTTGAAAAAGCAGCACTTGCCGTCAAAGAGAACCCGTTTATCGAGTTCCGCCTCGACTACCTCGAAAACCCGCTCGCGGCGCTGTCCAAAATCAAGCACTTCTTCGAGGAAAACACCGCCGCCACCGGCATCGCAACCTGTCGACGCAAAGCCAACGGAGGCAAGTTCGCCGGCTCGATCCCCGCCGAGCTCGAAATTCTCATCAAGGCGGCCACCTCCGGCTTCCATCTCGTCGACCTCGAGCTCGAGTCCGCCGAGTCTCTCAAGAAAGCCGACATCCAGAAGCTCCGCGACACCGGCATCGCCATCATCATCAGCCACCACGACTTCAACGCGACCAAAGACCTCGACGGCATCTACAAGCGCATGGCCGTCTACCAGCCCGACTTCTACAAGATCGTTCCCACGGCCAAGTCACTCTCCGACAACGTCACCCTCATGCGCTTCATCGAGCGCATGGAAGACCACTCGAAGATCGTCGGCATCTGCATGGGCGACATGGGCATCATCTCGCGCGTACTCGGCCTGCGCGCCGGCAGCGCCTTCACCTTCGCCGCCGCCACCGCCGGCGAAGAGACCGGCCCCGGCCAGATCGCCGCCCGCACCCTCATCGAAACCTACCGCATCGACCAGGTTGACGCGGCCACCAAGGTCTACGGCGTCGTCGGCAACCCCATCCGCAGCTCGCTCTCGCCCGTCATGATGAACACAGCCTTCCGCCGCGAGACCGTCAACGCCGTCTACCTCGCGCTCCAGGCCACCAAGGTCTCCGACCTCATCAAGCTCGTCCATGAGATCCCCATCCAGGGCCTCAGCGTCACCATGCCCTTCAAGCAGGAGATCATGGAGCACCTCGAGCGCACCGACCCGCTCTCGGCCAAGATCGGCGCCTGCAACACCGTCCTCCGCGCGCAGGACGGCAACCTCTACGGCTTCAACACGGACGTCGCCGGCATCATCGGCCCGCTCGAAAAGCGCATGTCCCTGCGCGACGCGAAGGTGCTCGTCCTCGGCGCCGGTGGAGCAGGCCGCGCCGCCGTCTTCGGCCTGCGCGACAAAGGCGCGGACGTCTTCATCTACAACCGCACGCCCGAGACCGCGCACAAGCTCGCCCGCCAGTCCGGCTCGCATTCCATCAAAAAAGACGCCATCGCCAAGACCAACTTCGACGTCATCATCAACTCGACCCCAGTCGGCATGGCAGGCCAGAAGCACGCGCCGATCCTCGAAGCCAAGGACCTCAACACCCGCCTGGTCTTCGACCTCGTCTACAACCCGCTGGACACCCCACTCATCCGCATGGCCCGCCAGATGAACATCCCCATCATCACCGGTGTCGAGATGTTCGTGCAGCAGGGCGCCCGCCAATTCGAAATCTGGACCGGCAAGCCCGCACCAGAAGAGGAGATGCTGCGCGTAGTCATCCACTCTCTCCGCCAGGCCGCCGAAGCCGCCGCCCAGGAACAGCACGAAGCCCCACCAGCAAAAGCCGCAACAAAATCCACCCCGGCAAAGCCAGCGCCGAAAGCACCACCAGCAAAGCCCGCAGCGAAAGCTCCAGCTGCGAAACCCGCACCAAAGCCAGCAGCAAAGACTCCCGCGAAAACTGTCGCTAAACCCGCAGCCAAACCCGCCGCGAAAAAATCCGCAGCCAAGCCAAAGAAGAAATCCTAA